Part of the Bacteroidales bacterium genome is shown below.
TATTATCCGTGCATTCGTGGCCATTTTATTTATCATTTGCTGTTTGACTGTTGGAGTTGCAGGAAATTAGCAGGAAGTTGTAAATGAAAAGCATTTTTCAAATCCTATAATCTTCCTGCCAACACACAAGAAACCTTGTAAGATCTTACTTCCCCTTCCAGATTGTACACTTCCACATAAATTACATATATCCCCATTTTTGCTTTACGCCGCTGATCATCCAATCCGTCCCACGAAAAGAAGCCTTCCGTACCCACGGTTTGATTGTTGACCAGATGGCGGACCAGGCGTCCTTTTGAATCAAATATTCTCACCGTGGCAACAGAACCGGGTTGATCAAACCGGTAATGAACATTCACCACATCCTCTTTTCCGTCGTTATCAGGGGAGAACACTTCAGGTTCCAGGGAAATGGTGCTCTCTGAATTGGATTGTTCGGAAAATTGAGAATTTTCGTAGGTTGGGGTTCCATATCCGGAAGTTTGTGCAGCCGACTGCCAGTTTGTAGGATCATTCGTGGCTCTGTCAGGATGTATCCGCTCAAGGGTAACCCCTTCAGGATCTTTTAACAGGGAAAAATGCATTTTCTCGCTATAATCCAGCCGGTCGAGCGGCTCCATCCATTTGTCTGTCAAAAGCACCGTACCCGCATCATTGGGATAGGGCGGAAATGCTTCAGTAACCACGAAATGATCCGAATGGGCTGTATGATACTGTTCCCTGACCTTATCGGGATCGGTGGTATATACCATATATTCACCCGGGAAAAGCAGGCGACCCGGGCCATCAAGACAGCTAACCCTTTCCATTTCAGAGGTCTGCTCGTTCACTGTAGCCAGGCAAACTGCCTTTAAATCAACCGTCCGTTCCGACCGGTTGAAAATTTCCACAAAATCTACGCCGTCAAAGGCGGGATTGAACAATACCTCATTAATGACAAGATCACCCGGCCGGGGTCTTACAGGCAGTTCAAACAGAAGGGAGCTGTTCGCCCCGATCTCATTGCCGGCACAATCCATGATCTTGTCCCGGATAATCAGCTCATAACGAATATTTCTCTTAAAAGGCTCTGCAAATTCGAGCATGAGGGATGCAAAATCCGGTGGCTGAACAAGCACTTTTGAAGGAGCGCCCATACCGGAAACCTGGAAAATACCCGGTTCGTTAACCGAATTACGATCATAGGGCTCATTGAAATGAAGCAACAGGGTCATCGAATCCACAATGGTAATGTGTAAAGGCTGGATTGGTTCCGTATCCGGATTATTTGAAAACACAGAGTTTTCCCGGCCCGGGGTTCCGCCCTCTTTAGAACGCGATACAGCCCAATTATCCTTACCTCCGCAAGGATTATCCGGATCAATCTGTTCAAGCGCCCATCCCCCTTCTTTTTTATATTCATCCTCATACCAGCCATCGGTAAAATTGATAAACGAAATGATTTCTCCCGAGGGATCTTCCAAAATAATTGCTTCACCGGAATTGGAAATAACCGGGAAACGATCCGCTCCCCATACCCGGCCATAATCAGAAAATAATTCTTCAAATTCACTGTCGCAAAGAATACAATATTCGCCGGGAGCCAGCGACAGATCTCTCAAAGTTACTGAAGAGCGTCCTATAAAAAGTTTCCAGTCCCTGAGAGAAATTTCATGGTCACAATTGTTGTATATTTCTACATATTCAGCGACAGGAAGCCCCATTGACGGTTCAGGATCGGCCATAATCTCATTGATGACTATATCGTAGGGCATTATAGGATGATAAGCAAAACGACGGCTCATGCCTTCTGAAAAATTATTGCAATAATCCGCGATCTGATCGATTTTTAGCTCGTAACTCCGGTCAGGCACCATACGGTCCGAAAACAAAAGCAAAACTTCCATGTTAACGGGTGCTTTCAGGACTACGGAATATGGACGTCCCAACCCCCCGCTTACAAAATAATTATCCACATCATCGGCAATATCAGCTTTTACTGGCTCAGAAAACCTTACCCGTAGCTGATAATCGGTAACCGTTTCAAAAAAACTGATTTCCGGAGGGATGGTGTCGATGTTTCCGGCTAAAACAGAATTTTTCTCCCCGGGGGTGCCGCCCCTGCGATCTGCGGATGCTTCCCAGTTGGTCAATCCGCTGCAATGGTTGTCCGGATCGATCCTTTCAAGGGAATAACCTCCCCCGTCTTTGTCTTCATCCTGATACCAGCTTTCATGATAAGACACACTGTCCATCAACAAGCCTTTATCACTGAATAAGGTAATATCGGCATAGGAATTTCTCAAAACAGGAAAAACAGGGAAAGGCAAAACCTCCCCATAGAAGTCAAAATCATCCGAATATTCCTCATCACACAGGATTACATATTGATGG
Proteins encoded:
- a CDS encoding lamin tail domain-containing protein → MKKILFVFFTLMASYAGGQVFFDFESQDLDQWYQYPANRWGLDSIAPIEGSYSLHHIFDNQDAGRDRLSFPASLDLKDTNLVWRFQVKYGYRPSGSNNWGFFLASDQDAREMHPSGGANGYVVGVNYSGSDDKIKLWRIASGSGYVILDTEFNWEDHINVDQAVGFEIIYTDPGLWTVKLDTNGTFEQLYEIGRVTDSVYLASEFTGIYHEYTSTADQKLWFDNIYIGPLIQDTLPPRVIYSHVPHHTALNIDFSEQMDQTSLTDPAHFTLINGDVEIAEITLLDTLPAKIQLLFDRPLADAFEYDLSISGLSDLAGNPLKDTILSFQYEKLRVDTLMVPANDSLLVLFSRTADTTSAKNPANYKITPDIGSPDAVFFLSDHPSRVALVTGRPFQPGQEYQLNISGIEDSHGDTLSPFTGNFYFSRTKAFDIVINEIMADPYPSVDLPEAEYIELYNRTSEAVDLTGWALRVDENNKPLPSGIIPPHQYVILCDEEYSDDFDFYGEVLPFPVFPVLRNSYADITLFSDKGLLMDSVSYHESWYQDEDKDGGGYSLERIDPDNHCSGLTNWEASADRRGGTPGEKNSVLAGNIDTIPPEISFFETVTDYQLRVRFSEPVKADIADDVDNYFVSGGLGRPYSVVLKAPVNMEVLLLFSDRMVPDRSYELKIDQIADYCNNFSEGMSRRFAYHPIMPYDIVINEIMADPEPSMGLPVAEYVEIYNNCDHEISLRDWKLFIGRSSVTLRDLSLAPGEYCILCDSEFEELFSDYGRVWGADRFPVISNSGEAIILEDPSGEIISFINFTDGWYEDEYKKEGGWALEQIDPDNPCGGKDNWAVSRSKEGGTPGRENSVFSNNPDTEPIQPLHITIVDSMTLLLHFNEPYDRNSVNEPGIFQVSGMGAPSKVLVQPPDFASLMLEFAEPFKRNIRYELIIRDKIMDCAGNEIGANSSLLFELPVRPRPGDLVINEVLFNPAFDGVDFVEIFNRSERTVDLKAVCLATVNEQTSEMERVSCLDGPGRLLFPGEYMVYTTDPDKVREQYHTAHSDHFVVTEAFPPYPNDAGTVLLTDKWMEPLDRLDYSEKMHFSLLKDPEGVTLERIHPDRATNDPTNWQSAAQTSGYGTPTYENSQFSEQSNSESTISLEPEVFSPDNDGKEDVVNVHYRFDQPGSVATVRIFDSKGRLVRHLVNNQTVGTEGFFSWDGLDDQRRKAKMGIYVIYVEVYNLEGEVRSYKVSCVLAGRL